One Falco peregrinus isolate bFalPer1 chromosome 6, bFalPer1.pri, whole genome shotgun sequence DNA segment encodes these proteins:
- the SBF1 gene encoding myotubularin-related protein 5 isoform X8, whose amino-acid sequence MARLADYFVLVGYDPGKRGSGDGQGQILQRFPEKDWEDNPFPQGIELFCQPSGWQLFTERNPPTFFVAVLTDINSERHYCACFTFWEAVESAQPQSHPRNGEGEEEEEEPSSPVQPAQLFAPKSLVLVSRLDHAEVFRNSLGLIYTIYVDGLSVSLENVIGNLLTCTIPITGGAQLDADDEAARTISLGAGDRQVIQTPINDSLPVSSCSVALLFRQLGITNVLYLFCAALTEHKILFLSSSYQRLTDACRALLALMFPLKYSFTYVPILPAQLLEVLSTPTPFIIGVHSIFQSETQELLDVVIADLDGGTVNVPECVHISLLPEPLLQQTREALSMVLDPELEVADLAFPPSTISASSLKMQDKEIRAVFLRLFAQLLQGYRWCLHIIRIHPEPVIRFHKAAFLGQRGLTEDDFLTKVLEGMAFAGFVTERGAPYRSIDLFDELVAYEVKRMRAEEGNKQKILRHIKELAEKLYKNENPYPAVTMHKVQKPTEGCHLRLHQKPFPHLDEGTVQWIIDQATAKLQTAPPAVKAEKKCMVPSGPPIAAIMERNGNALANSARRLEVVRNCISYVFENKMLEAKKLFPAVLRAMKGRAARHCLTQELNLHVQQNRAVLDHQQFDFIIRMMNCCLQDCTAMDEHGIAAALLPLVTAFCRKLSPGITQFAYSCVQEHVVWTNIQFWEAMFYCDVQNHIRALYLDNNEENHMDEESTEGPQEAKSALEIASEQLRLWPTMSREKQQELIQKEESTVFSQAIHYANRMSYLLLPLDTSKNRLLRSSGLGDVESVSNSFVTNSIAGSVAESYDTESGFEDAESSDVANYVVRFINRFVDKVCTESGVTNDHLKGLHVMIPDIVQMHIETLDAVHRESKRLPPIQKPKLLRPNLLVGEECVMEGLRVYLMPDGREEAAGGNIGGPPLLPAEGAIFLTTYRIIFKGTPTDPLVGEQVVIRSFPIASLTKEKKINIQAQVDQFIQEGLQLRSCTFQLLKIAFDEEVASDSAEIFRKHLHKLRYPQHVRGTFAFTVGQSPKQAMQPKAKEKNPSLRTLSKNLVKNAKKTIGRQYVTRKKYTPPMWEQRSSQHFPEDNEDEISVSEEMDRSTLTPTTTIKPSDKMTINHLVERACCRDYQRMGLGTLSSSLTRSKNEPFRISTVNRMYAICRSYPGLLIVPQSIQDNTIQRISRCYRQNRFPVVCWRNSRTKAVLLRSGGLHGKGVVGLFKSQNAPTAGPSQTDSTSLEQEKYLQAVINSMPHYADASGRNTLSGFTSAHMNSSGLGHRARVITLSTPKCVSAKGRETPRGKWGSIRAGGRISSYALNMEIGSRLAGKDLLGAQHNGTPSEASFLRQHRASLYIIGDKSQLKGVKPDPLQHWEVVPIEVFDVRQVKASFKKLMKACVPGCPSTDPSVAYLRSLEESEWLSQIHKILQISVLVVELLDTGSSVLVSLEDGWDITTQVVSLVQLLSDPYYRTLEGFRLLVEKEWLSFGHRFSHRGAQTLASQSSGFAPIFLQFLDCVHQIHLQFPMEFEFSQYYLKFLSYHYISNRFRTFLLDSDYERIELGLLYEEKGERKSQQVYKSIWDYIDRLNKKAPIFFNYMYAPEDGEVLRPYSNISNLKVWDYYTEETLSEGPSYDWELTQGQPEHVEEADRQDTSAPQTKRKIIWPCYDNRSRVEPDAISKLLEELHNLEMELGQVPERWKDTWDKVKASQRTEARQEGSRTPSSLLMSSGLSHHRRSLGVYLQESGVGSTLNLSLDSDTSSTSTPSSGKQGGRKSTSTLYSQFQMSESENRSYEGSLYKKGAFMKPWKPRWFVLDKTKHQLRYYDSRMDTECKGVIDLAEVESITPGTPSMGAPKTVDEKAFFDLKTTKRVYNFCAQDVQLAQQWIDRIQSCLSDA is encoded by the exons AGAACGATCTCGCTGGGAgcaggggacaggcaggtgATCCAGACACCCATCAATGATTCGCTTCCTGTCAGCAGCTGCAGCGTGGCCCTGCTCTTCCGCCAGCTTG GCATCACCAATGTGCTGTATCTCTTCTGTGCAGCGCTTACTGAACACAAGATCCTGTTTCTCTCCAGCAGTTACCAGAGACTGACCGATGCCTGCCGGGCTCTCCTTGCACTTATGTTCCCCCTCAAATACAG TTTCACGTACGTGCCCATCTTGCCTGCACAACTCCTTGAGGTACTGAGCACGCCGACACCCTTCATCATCGGAGTCCACTCCATCTTCCAGTCGGAGACGCAGGAGCTG CTGGATGTTGTTATCGCAGACCTGGACGGTGGGACAGTCAATGTCCCAGAATGTGTACATATCTCCCTGCTCCCTGAACCACTGCTCCAGCAGACCCGGGAAGCCCTCTCTATG GTCTTGGACCCAGAGCTGGAGGTGGCAGATCTTGCATTCCCCCCTTCAACGatttctgcctcttctctcAAAATGCAG GATAAGGAGATCCGTGCTGTCTTCCTCCGCTTGTTTGCACAGCTGCTTCAAGGCTATCGCTGGTGTCTGCACATAATCCGCATCCATCCTGAGCCAGTCATCCGATTCCATAAG GCAGCCTTCCTTGGGCAGAGGGGGCTGACGGAGGATGACTTCCTCACCAAGGTGCTGGAGGGCATGGCGTTTGCTGGCTTTGTGACTGAGCGGGGGGCCCCGTACCGCTCGATTGACCTGTTCGATGAG CTTGTGGCTTACGAAGTGAAGCGCATGCGTGCAGAAGAGGGgaacaagcagaaaatactgCGGCACATCAAGGAGCTGGCGGAGAAACTTTACAAAAAT GAGAACCCGTACCCCGCGGTGACCATGCACAAGGTGCAGAAGCCCACGGAAGGCTGTCATCTGCGCCTCCACCAGAAGCCTTTTCCCCACTTGGATGAGGGGACAGTGCAGTGGATCATCGACCAGGCCACTGCCAAGCTGCAGACAGCTCCTCCTGCTgtgaaggcagagaagaaatgCATGGTGCCATCGGGACCCCCCATTG CTGCCATCATGGAGCGCAACGGCAACGCCCTGGCCAACAGTGCCCGTCGCCTGGAGGTGGTCAGGAACTGCATCTCCTAcgtctttgaaaacaaaatgttagaAGCCAAAAAG CTATTCCCTGCTGTGCTGCGTGCCATGAAGGGCCgagcagccaggcactgcctgACCCAGGAGCTGAACCTGCACGTGCAGCAGAACCGGGCGGTGCTGGATCACCAGCAGTTTGATTTCATAATCCGCATGATGAACTGCTGTTTGCAG gACTGCACCGCCATGGACGAGCATGGGATTGCAGCCGCTCTCTTGCCGCTGGTCACCGCTTTCTGCCGA AAACTGAGCCCGGGCATCACGCAGTTTGCCTACAGCTGTGTGCAGGAGCATGTGGTGTGGACCAACATCCAGTTCTGGGAGGCCATGTTCTACTGCGATGTGCAGAACCACATCCGAGCCTTGTACCTGGACAACAACGAGGAGAACCACATGGATGAG GAGAGCACAGAGGGGCCACAGGAAGCCAAGTCTGCCCTGGAGATAGCGTCGGAGCAGCTGAGGCTCTGGCCCACCATGAGCCGAGAGAAACAGCAGGAGCTCATCCAGAAGGAGGAGAGCACGGTTTTCAGCCAGGCCATCCACTACGCCAACCGCATGAgctacctgctgctgcctcttgaCACTAGCAAGAACCGCCTGCTCcgcagctctgggctgggggaCGTGGAGAGTGTCAGCAACAGCTTCGTCACCAACAG CATTGCTGGCAGTGTGGCTGAGAGCTATGACACAGAAAGTGGATTTGAGGATGCAGAGAGTTCTGATGTGGCCAACTACGTGGTGCGATTCATCAACCGCTTTGTGGACAAAGTCTGCACAGAGAGTGGAGTCACCAACGACCACCTCAAGGGGCTGCATGTCATGATCCCTG ATATTGTACAGATGCACATAGAGACACTGGATGCCGTGCACAGGGAGAGCAAGAGGCTTCCTCCCATCCAGAAG CCAAAGCTGCTGCGTCCCAACCTGTTGGTGGGTGAGGAGTGTGTGATGGAAGGGCTCCGCGTGTACCTCATGCCTGATGGACGGGAagaagctgctggagggaaTATTGGTGGTCCACCTCTTCTCCCTGCAGAAGGAGCCATCTTCCTCACCACTTACCGCATCATCTTCAAAGGCACTCCCACGGACCCTCTGG TGGGGGAGCAGGTGGTGATCCGATCCTTCCCCATCGCCTCACTGACCAAAGAGAAGAAGATCAATATCCAGGCCCAGGTGGATCAGTTCATCCAGGAGGGCTTGCAGCTGCGCTCGTGCACATTCCAG TTGCTGAAGATTGCCTTTGATGAGGAGGTGGCTTCAGACAGCGCTGAGATCTTCAGGAAGCACCTGCACAAGCTGCGCTACCCCCAGCACGTGCGTGGCACCTTTGCTTTCACTGTGGGCCAGTCACCCAAGCAAGCCATGCAGCCCAAGGCCAAGGAGAAGAACCCCTCACTCAG GACGCTCTCCAAAAACCTGGTGAAAAATGCCAAGAAAACAATTGGCCGCCAGTACGTGACACGGAAGAAATACACGCCGCCCATGTGGGAGCAGCGGAGCAGCCAGCACTTCCCAGAGGACAACGAGGATGAGATCTCAG TGTCTGAAGAGATGGACCGAAGCACTTTGACCCCCACTACCACCATTAAACCTTCAGATAAGATGACCATCAACCACCTGGTAGAGCGAGCCTGCTGCCGCGACTACCAGCGGATGGGGCTGGgcaccctcagcagcagccttaCCCGCTCCAAGAACGAGCCCTTCCGCATCTCCACTGTGAACCGCATGTATGCCATTTGCCGGAG CTACCCCGGGCTGCTCATCGTGCCGCAGAGCATCCAGGACAACACGATCCAGCGGATCTCCCGCTGCTACCGCCAGAACCGCTTCCCTGTTGTGTGCTGGCGAAACTCCCGCACCAAGGCCGTGCTGCTGCGCTCGGGGGGGCTGCACGGCAAGGGTGTGGTGGGCCTCTTCAAGTCCCAGAACGCCCCCACTGCAG GCCCCTCGCAGACGGACTCCACCAGTTTGGAGCAGGAGAAGTACCTGCAGGCTGTGATCAACTCCATGCCGCACTACGCCGACGCCAGCGGGCGCAACACACTCAGCGGCTTCACCTCTGCGCACATGAACAGCTCAG GGCTCGGTCACAGAGCTAGGGTCATCACTCTCTCCACCCCCAAGTGCGTGTCAGCGAAGGGCCGCGAGACGCCCCGAG GCAAGTGGGGCAGCATCCGAGCCGGCGGGCGCATAAGCAGCTATGCCCTGAACATGGAGATCGGGTCACGCCTGGCCGGGAAAGACCTGCTGGGTGCCCAGCACAACGGCACCCCCTCGGAGGCCAGCTTCCTGCGGCAGCACCGGGCCTCGCTCTACATCATCGGGGACAAGTCACAGCTGAAG GGGGTGAAACCGGACCcgctgcagcactgggaggtGGTTCCCATCGAGGTGTTCGACGTGCGGCAGGTGAAGGCCAGCTTCAAGAAGCTGATGAAGGCCTGCGTGCCTGGCTGCCCCTCCACTGACCCCAGTGTCGCCTACCTGCGGTCCCTGGAGGAGTCCGAGTGGCTGTCCCAG ATCCATAAGATCCTGCAGATTTCGGTATTGGTGGTCGAGCTGCTGGACACGGGCTCCTCTGTGTTGGTCAGCCTGGAGGACGGCTGGGACATCACCACGCAG GTGGTCTCCTTAGTGCAGTTGCTGTCGGACCCCTACTACCGGACACTGGAGGGCTTCCGCCTGCTTGTGGAGAAGGAGTGGCTGTCCTTTGGGCACCGCTTCAGCCATCGCGGAGCCCAGACCCTGGCCAGTCAGAGCAGCGGTTTTGCCCCCATCTTCCTGCAGTTCCTGGACTGCGTACATCAG ATCCACCTGCAGTTCCCTATGGAGTTTGAGTTCAGCCAGTACTACCTGAAGTTCCTCAGCTACCACTACATTTCCAACCGTTTCCGGACATTCCTGCTGGACTCTGACTACGAGCGCATCGAGCTGG GCCTCTTGTACGAGGAGAAGGGTGAGCGGAAGAGCCAGCAGGTCTACAAGTCCATCTGGGATTACATTGACCGGCTGAACAAGAAAGCCCCCATCTTCTTCAACTACATGTATGCCCCTGAGGATGGGGAG GTGCTGAGGCCGTACAGCAACATTTCCAACCTGAAGGTATGGGACTACTATACGGAGGAGACACTTTCTGAGGGCCCTTCCTATGACTGGGAGCTGACGCAGGGGCAGCCGGAGCACGTAGAGGAGGCGGATCGGCAGGACACCAGTGCCCCCCAGACAAAGCGCAAGATCATCTGGCCATGCTATGACAACCGCAGCCGCGTGGAGCCTGATGCCATCTCCAAACTGCTGGAG GAGCTGCACAACCTGGAGATGGAGCTGGGGCAGGTCCCAGAGCGCTGGAAGGACACGTGGGACAAGGTCAAAGCTTCCCAGCGCACCGAGGCACGGCAGGAGGGCAGCCGG AcccccagctctctgctgaTGTCCTCCGGCCTCTCCCACCACCGGCGCTCGCTTGGCGTGTACCTGCAGGAGAGCGGCGTGGGCTCTACCCTCAACCTCAGCCTCGACAGCGACACCAGCAGCACCTCCACCCCCTCCAGCGGGAAGCAGGGTGGCCGCAAGAGCACCAGCACGCTCTACAGCCAGTTCCAGATGTCAGAGAGCGAGAACAG GTCCTACGAGGGGTCGCTGTACAAGAAAGGAGCCTTCATGAAACCGTGGAAGCCTCGCTGGTTCGTGCTGGATAAAACCAAACATCAG ctgcgGTACTATGACAGCCGGATGGACACGGAGTGCAAAGGGGTCATCGACCTGGCCGAGGTGGAGTCCATCACCCCAGGAACCCCCTCCATGGGGGCCCCCAAGACGGTGGATGAGAAAGCCTTCTTCGAT CTGAAGACGACAAAACGAGTTTACAATTTCTGCGCCCAGGATGTGCAGCTAGCCCAGCAGTGGATCGACCGCATCCAGAGCTGCTTGTCGGACGCGTGA
- the SBF1 gene encoding myotubularin-related protein 5 isoform X2, whose product MQKPGCEDLATVEDLKRSGDGQGQILQRFPEKDWEDNPFPQGIELFCQPSGWQLFTERNPPTFFVAVLTDINSERHYCACFTFWEAVESAQPQSHPRNGEGEEEEEEPSSPVQPAQLFAPKSLVLVSRLDHAEVFRNSLGLIYTIYVDGLSVSLENVIGNLLTCTIPITGGAQLDADDEAARTISLGAGDRQVIQTPINDSLPVSSCSVALLFRQLGITNVLYLFCAALTEHKILFLSSSYQRLTDACRALLALMFPLKYSFTYVPILPAQLLEVLSTPTPFIIGVHSIFQSETQELLDVVIADLDGGTVNVPECVHISLLPEPLLQQTREALSMVLDPELEVADLAFPPSTISASSLKMQDKEIRAVFLRLFAQLLQGYRWCLHIIRIHPEPVIRFHKAAFLGQRGLTEDDFLTKVLEGMAFAGFVTERGAPYRSIDLFDELVAYEVKRMRAEEGNKQKILRHIKELAEKLYKNENPYPAVTMHKVQKPTEGCHLRLHQKPFPHLDEGTVQWIIDQATAKLQTAPPAVKAEKKCMVPSGPPIAAIMERNGNALANSARRLEVVRNCISYVFENKMLEAKKLFPAVLRAMKGRAARHCLTQELNLHVQQNRAVLDHQQFDFIIRMMNCCLQDCTAMDEHGIAAALLPLVTAFCRKLSPGITQFAYSCVQEHVVWTNIQFWEAMFYCDVQNHIRALYLDNNEENHMDEESTEGPQEAKSALEIASEQLRLWPTMSREKQQELIQKEESTVFSQAIHYANRMSYLLLPLDTSKNRLLRSSGLGDVESVSNSFVTNSIAGSVAESYDTESGFEDAESSDVANYVVRFINRFVDKVCTESGVTNDHLKGLHVMIPDIVQMHIETLDAVHRESKRLPPIQKPKLLRPNLLVGEECVMEGLRVYLMPDGREEAAGGNIGGPPLLPAEGAIFLTTYRIIFKGTPTDPLVGEQVVIRSFPIASLTKEKKINIQAQVDQFIQEGLQLRSCTFQLLKIAFDEEVASDSAEIFRKHLHKLRYPQHVRGTFAFTVGQSPKQAMQPKAKEKNPSLSSQQVTDMFQGLTVGVMSLGHLGHSTTTLSKNLVKNAKKTIGRQYVTRKKYTPPMWEQRSSQHFPEDNEDEISVSEEMDRSTLTPTTTIKPSDKMTINHLVERACCRDYQRMGLGTLSSSLTRSKNEPFRISTVNRMYAICRSYPGLLIVPQSIQDNTIQRISRCYRQNRFPVVCWRNSRTKAVLLRSGGLHGKGVVGLFKSQNAPTAGPSQTDSTSLEQEKYLQAVINSMPHYADASGRNTLSGFTSAHMNSSDFSDKRQPKLGSLMKQVMGGKDDGPGTISRGGLGHRARVITLSTPKCVSAKGRETPRGKWGSIRAGGRISSYALNMEIGSRLAGKDLLGAQHNGTPSEASFLRQHRASLYIIGDKSQLKGVKPDPLQHWEVVPIEVFDVRQVKASFKKLMKACVPGCPSTDPSVAYLRSLEESEWLSQIHKILQISVLVVELLDTGSSVLVSLEDGWDITTQVVSLVQLLSDPYYRTLEGFRLLVEKEWLSFGHRFSHRGAQTLASQSSGFAPIFLQFLDCVHQIHLQFPMEFEFSQYYLKFLSYHYISNRFRTFLLDSDYERIELGLLYEEKGERKSQQVYKSIWDYIDRLNKKAPIFFNYMYAPEDGEVLRPYSNISNLKVWDYYTEETLSEGPSYDWELTQGQPEHVEEADRQDTSAPQTKRKIIWPCYDNRSRVEPDAISKLLEELHNLEMELGQVPERWKDTWDKVKASQRTEARQEGSRTPSSLLMSSGLSHHRRSLGVYLQESGVGSTLNLSLDSDTSSTSTPSSGKQGGRKSTSTLYSQFQMSESENRSYEGSLYKKGAFMKPWKPRWFVLDKTKHQLRYYDSRMDTECKGVIDLAEVESITPGTPSMGAPKTVDEKAFFDLKTTKRVYNFCAQDVQLAQQWIDRIQSCLSDA is encoded by the exons AGAACGATCTCGCTGGGAgcaggggacaggcaggtgATCCAGACACCCATCAATGATTCGCTTCCTGTCAGCAGCTGCAGCGTGGCCCTGCTCTTCCGCCAGCTTG GCATCACCAATGTGCTGTATCTCTTCTGTGCAGCGCTTACTGAACACAAGATCCTGTTTCTCTCCAGCAGTTACCAGAGACTGACCGATGCCTGCCGGGCTCTCCTTGCACTTATGTTCCCCCTCAAATACAG TTTCACGTACGTGCCCATCTTGCCTGCACAACTCCTTGAGGTACTGAGCACGCCGACACCCTTCATCATCGGAGTCCACTCCATCTTCCAGTCGGAGACGCAGGAGCTG CTGGATGTTGTTATCGCAGACCTGGACGGTGGGACAGTCAATGTCCCAGAATGTGTACATATCTCCCTGCTCCCTGAACCACTGCTCCAGCAGACCCGGGAAGCCCTCTCTATG GTCTTGGACCCAGAGCTGGAGGTGGCAGATCTTGCATTCCCCCCTTCAACGatttctgcctcttctctcAAAATGCAG GATAAGGAGATCCGTGCTGTCTTCCTCCGCTTGTTTGCACAGCTGCTTCAAGGCTATCGCTGGTGTCTGCACATAATCCGCATCCATCCTGAGCCAGTCATCCGATTCCATAAG GCAGCCTTCCTTGGGCAGAGGGGGCTGACGGAGGATGACTTCCTCACCAAGGTGCTGGAGGGCATGGCGTTTGCTGGCTTTGTGACTGAGCGGGGGGCCCCGTACCGCTCGATTGACCTGTTCGATGAG CTTGTGGCTTACGAAGTGAAGCGCATGCGTGCAGAAGAGGGgaacaagcagaaaatactgCGGCACATCAAGGAGCTGGCGGAGAAACTTTACAAAAAT GAGAACCCGTACCCCGCGGTGACCATGCACAAGGTGCAGAAGCCCACGGAAGGCTGTCATCTGCGCCTCCACCAGAAGCCTTTTCCCCACTTGGATGAGGGGACAGTGCAGTGGATCATCGACCAGGCCACTGCCAAGCTGCAGACAGCTCCTCCTGCTgtgaaggcagagaagaaatgCATGGTGCCATCGGGACCCCCCATTG CTGCCATCATGGAGCGCAACGGCAACGCCCTGGCCAACAGTGCCCGTCGCCTGGAGGTGGTCAGGAACTGCATCTCCTAcgtctttgaaaacaaaatgttagaAGCCAAAAAG CTATTCCCTGCTGTGCTGCGTGCCATGAAGGGCCgagcagccaggcactgcctgACCCAGGAGCTGAACCTGCACGTGCAGCAGAACCGGGCGGTGCTGGATCACCAGCAGTTTGATTTCATAATCCGCATGATGAACTGCTGTTTGCAG gACTGCACCGCCATGGACGAGCATGGGATTGCAGCCGCTCTCTTGCCGCTGGTCACCGCTTTCTGCCGA AAACTGAGCCCGGGCATCACGCAGTTTGCCTACAGCTGTGTGCAGGAGCATGTGGTGTGGACCAACATCCAGTTCTGGGAGGCCATGTTCTACTGCGATGTGCAGAACCACATCCGAGCCTTGTACCTGGACAACAACGAGGAGAACCACATGGATGAG GAGAGCACAGAGGGGCCACAGGAAGCCAAGTCTGCCCTGGAGATAGCGTCGGAGCAGCTGAGGCTCTGGCCCACCATGAGCCGAGAGAAACAGCAGGAGCTCATCCAGAAGGAGGAGAGCACGGTTTTCAGCCAGGCCATCCACTACGCCAACCGCATGAgctacctgctgctgcctcttgaCACTAGCAAGAACCGCCTGCTCcgcagctctgggctgggggaCGTGGAGAGTGTCAGCAACAGCTTCGTCACCAACAG CATTGCTGGCAGTGTGGCTGAGAGCTATGACACAGAAAGTGGATTTGAGGATGCAGAGAGTTCTGATGTGGCCAACTACGTGGTGCGATTCATCAACCGCTTTGTGGACAAAGTCTGCACAGAGAGTGGAGTCACCAACGACCACCTCAAGGGGCTGCATGTCATGATCCCTG ATATTGTACAGATGCACATAGAGACACTGGATGCCGTGCACAGGGAGAGCAAGAGGCTTCCTCCCATCCAGAAG CCAAAGCTGCTGCGTCCCAACCTGTTGGTGGGTGAGGAGTGTGTGATGGAAGGGCTCCGCGTGTACCTCATGCCTGATGGACGGGAagaagctgctggagggaaTATTGGTGGTCCACCTCTTCTCCCTGCAGAAGGAGCCATCTTCCTCACCACTTACCGCATCATCTTCAAAGGCACTCCCACGGACCCTCTGG TGGGGGAGCAGGTGGTGATCCGATCCTTCCCCATCGCCTCACTGACCAAAGAGAAGAAGATCAATATCCAGGCCCAGGTGGATCAGTTCATCCAGGAGGGCTTGCAGCTGCGCTCGTGCACATTCCAG TTGCTGAAGATTGCCTTTGATGAGGAGGTGGCTTCAGACAGCGCTGAGATCTTCAGGAAGCACCTGCACAAGCTGCGCTACCCCCAGCACGTGCGTGGCACCTTTGCTTTCACTGTGGGCCAGTCACCCAAGCAAGCCATGCAGCCCAAGGCCAAGGAGAAGAACCCCTCACTCAG CTCCCAGCAGGTGACCGATATGTTCCAGGGCCTGACAGTGGGGGTCATGTCCCTTGGGCACCTTGGCCATTCAACCAC GACGCTCTCCAAAAACCTGGTGAAAAATGCCAAGAAAACAATTGGCCGCCAGTACGTGACACGGAAGAAATACACGCCGCCCATGTGGGAGCAGCGGAGCAGCCAGCACTTCCCAGAGGACAACGAGGATGAGATCTCAG TGTCTGAAGAGATGGACCGAAGCACTTTGACCCCCACTACCACCATTAAACCTTCAGATAAGATGACCATCAACCACCTGGTAGAGCGAGCCTGCTGCCGCGACTACCAGCGGATGGGGCTGGgcaccctcagcagcagccttaCCCGCTCCAAGAACGAGCCCTTCCGCATCTCCACTGTGAACCGCATGTATGCCATTTGCCGGAG CTACCCCGGGCTGCTCATCGTGCCGCAGAGCATCCAGGACAACACGATCCAGCGGATCTCCCGCTGCTACCGCCAGAACCGCTTCCCTGTTGTGTGCTGGCGAAACTCCCGCACCAAGGCCGTGCTGCTGCGCTCGGGGGGGCTGCACGGCAAGGGTGTGGTGGGCCTCTTCAAGTCCCAGAACGCCCCCACTGCAG GCCCCTCGCAGACGGACTCCACCAGTTTGGAGCAGGAGAAGTACCTGCAGGCTGTGATCAACTCCATGCCGCACTACGCCGACGCCAGCGGGCGCAACACACTCAGCGGCTTCACCTCTGCGCACATGAACAGCTCAG ATTTCTCCGACAAGAGACAGCCTAAGCTGGGATCGCTCATGAAGCAGGTGATGGGAGGGAAGGACGATGGGCCTGGTACTATTAGCCGCGGAG GGCTCGGTCACAGAGCTAGGGTCATCACTCTCTCCACCCCCAAGTGCGTGTCAGCGAAGGGCCGCGAGACGCCCCGAG GCAAGTGGGGCAGCATCCGAGCCGGCGGGCGCATAAGCAGCTATGCCCTGAACATGGAGATCGGGTCACGCCTGGCCGGGAAAGACCTGCTGGGTGCCCAGCACAACGGCACCCCCTCGGAGGCCAGCTTCCTGCGGCAGCACCGGGCCTCGCTCTACATCATCGGGGACAAGTCACAGCTGAAG GGGGTGAAACCGGACCcgctgcagcactgggaggtGGTTCCCATCGAGGTGTTCGACGTGCGGCAGGTGAAGGCCAGCTTCAAGAAGCTGATGAAGGCCTGCGTGCCTGGCTGCCCCTCCACTGACCCCAGTGTCGCCTACCTGCGGTCCCTGGAGGAGTCCGAGTGGCTGTCCCAG ATCCATAAGATCCTGCAGATTTCGGTATTGGTGGTCGAGCTGCTGGACACGGGCTCCTCTGTGTTGGTCAGCCTGGAGGACGGCTGGGACATCACCACGCAG GTGGTCTCCTTAGTGCAGTTGCTGTCGGACCCCTACTACCGGACACTGGAGGGCTTCCGCCTGCTTGTGGAGAAGGAGTGGCTGTCCTTTGGGCACCGCTTCAGCCATCGCGGAGCCCAGACCCTGGCCAGTCAGAGCAGCGGTTTTGCCCCCATCTTCCTGCAGTTCCTGGACTGCGTACATCAG ATCCACCTGCAGTTCCCTATGGAGTTTGAGTTCAGCCAGTACTACCTGAAGTTCCTCAGCTACCACTACATTTCCAACCGTTTCCGGACATTCCTGCTGGACTCTGACTACGAGCGCATCGAGCTGG GCCTCTTGTACGAGGAGAAGGGTGAGCGGAAGAGCCAGCAGGTCTACAAGTCCATCTGGGATTACATTGACCGGCTGAACAAGAAAGCCCCCATCTTCTTCAACTACATGTATGCCCCTGAGGATGGGGAG GTGCTGAGGCCGTACAGCAACATTTCCAACCTGAAGGTATGGGACTACTATACGGAGGAGACACTTTCTGAGGGCCCTTCCTATGACTGGGAGCTGACGCAGGGGCAGCCGGAGCACGTAGAGGAGGCGGATCGGCAGGACACCAGTGCCCCCCAGACAAAGCGCAAGATCATCTGGCCATGCTATGACAACCGCAGCCGCGTGGAGCCTGATGCCATCTCCAAACTGCTGGAG GAGCTGCACAACCTGGAGATGGAGCTGGGGCAGGTCCCAGAGCGCTGGAAGGACACGTGGGACAAGGTCAAAGCTTCCCAGCGCACCGAGGCACGGCAGGAGGGCAGCCGG AcccccagctctctgctgaTGTCCTCCGGCCTCTCCCACCACCGGCGCTCGCTTGGCGTGTACCTGCAGGAGAGCGGCGTGGGCTCTACCCTCAACCTCAGCCTCGACAGCGACACCAGCAGCACCTCCACCCCCTCCAGCGGGAAGCAGGGTGGCCGCAAGAGCACCAGCACGCTCTACAGCCAGTTCCAGATGTCAGAGAGCGAGAACAG GTCCTACGAGGGGTCGCTGTACAAGAAAGGAGCCTTCATGAAACCGTGGAAGCCTCGCTGGTTCGTGCTGGATAAAACCAAACATCAG ctgcgGTACTATGACAGCCGGATGGACACGGAGTGCAAAGGGGTCATCGACCTGGCCGAGGTGGAGTCCATCACCCCAGGAACCCCCTCCATGGGGGCCCCCAAGACGGTGGATGAGAAAGCCTTCTTCGAT CTGAAGACGACAAAACGAGTTTACAATTTCTGCGCCCAGGATGTGCAGCTAGCCCAGCAGTGGATCGACCGCATCCAGAGCTGCTTGTCGGACGCGTGA